The nucleotide window TTCAAGTCCCTTCTCTTTGCCTCCTATGCAATACTAATGATGAGTCGCGTGATCATCTCTATTGGGAATGTGATTTCGCTTTCCAGCTATGGAGTCTCGTTGCGGGAAGATGCGGGATCCATCCGCAGAGGCGATGGGAGAGCTCTCTAGAACAGATGATTTCTCTCCCCCCTCCTCCATCAACTACTCGATCTCTTACACTTCTGGGATGGCAAGCCACAGTCTACTGGATTTGGCAAGAGAGAAACCAACGACTGCATGTGAATCAATTCTGCTCCATTGATTGTCTCTTCAGGTTAATTGATCACCAAATCAGAAACAAAATACAGAGCTTCCGGGAGTCCAATGCGAGACGATCGTCGGCAATGATGCAGCTATGGTTTCGTTAACTTCGAACTGGGTCTCCATCGATTTCTCTCATTTGATTCACTTCTTCCTCACGACTTCCCCACCATTTCCTTTACTTCTTATCATTCTGGGCTTCATAGAGTATGGGCTTCATAACTAAGGGTTTTGGGTTATTATTATATGAGTTACTGGGCTAGTCTCTTCTACTAGGACTCTTGGAGCCTTTGTAAAACATTTTATCTTCTTTTgcaatttaaattaagaaagcctgttacaaaaaaaagaacacaatTGTTATTTGGCAATGGACTCTAGTTGTATATATTTTGGGAATGGACTTAGTTGTATATCTTCGCTTAGATTTTTTCCTATCTATTCAACCGACAACATGCATATATATCTGTCGACATTTTGTCACATCGATCTCGCATTTATTTAACCATCATACTAATTGCGTTAGctaaatattactaatatcAAGAACATCGTTTCAATCGATATTAacaacataatattaaaaagttCCAAAAATTAACTAAGAACTTCAGCCTAaacaaaacacaaccaagatacgaatatatatatagcagAATAAATCTTCTCCCTTGGATTCTCTTCTTCCTTTAGTATCCTGTCGGGAACTCGCATCTTCCGTACTCTGCATATTCACATTACATTAAACTAATCAGCTTCTTTAACAAAAaagactgaagaagaagaagaaaaaaaaggcttatacatataactaaaataatccAAGTTGAAACCCCAAAAGAATCATAGGATTCTCTTTAAACCCAACCCATAAATAAAGAAACTAACTATTTCCTGGATCACATGCGCATAGACAGCACGTCGTGTACCAATCACTACTAGTAATAGAAGTTCACGTGGGAACACACTTCTCGCGATATTTGACCAATTATAGACCATTCAAAATGCGCTACCCTAAGTGGTGTGAGATAGCATGAAACCCCATAGCTACTCTTAAATTGCGCTGGaatatagataaataaaaaaagaacaaagtTAAAATACGCACTTGGTGGTTGGGTAACGACGTAAGCAGCGCCGCCGAAGTAACAGCTACCTCCGGCACGCCCTTTCTTCTGGTAATAACTATTGAAAGCAAAAGAAGCGTGCGCCTCGAGTGTATCTGGACTGTAACACGGGGCACCACGCTGGATCGGACGGCAATCAGCACCTCCGTCACCACAAGCGTAATCTAAACCACCCTGTAGCCGATCCTTCCCCGCATCACCATTAGCCACACACCACGTGCTCCCCGTCAAGCTCTTCGACACACCACCACCGTTGTTCGGAGGCGTAACTTGCTGATCTCCGGTGGCCGGAGTATTATGACCACCGTCGCGGTAATGCTTCAACCCTTCCTGCGTGAAAGGAATGTCGTAGACTTTTTTCTCGTCGGGGAAGAAGAGACCGTAGTTTCTCTCCGACGTAGGTCCGAACTTCTTGTTCTCGTTGAAGAGAGCGAAGAGATAGACAGTGAGATCTGCTTTGGGACGTAACGGAGTTCCACCTCCGGTTAAAACCCGACGGATTAAGTTTCCGTTGTACGACGCTGCGTTTGCCACGCTGGCTCCGACTTCGTTTTCGTCTCCTTTTGACGGCCATCCAGTCTCCGTCACGATAATCTCAATATCGTCGTACTTCAACGCCGACATAGCTGCGAAGACGGCGTCGATCTGTGCGTCGAAGAGGTTGAAGTATCTCAATCCGTTACCCGAATCAACCATTCCTGGATTCTCTCTAAGCAAAGCGTAGTCTAGAGGAATCACATCTGAGTTTCCTTCGTACGCGAAGAAAGGATAAACATTTATCATGAGCCTCGAACCGGTTTCGCGTAAGAAATCCAACATCGGTTTAATGACAAGATCGACGAGTTCTGGTCGGAAAGATCCGGAGGAAGAAGGGTAAGAGTTTTGAAGCGCGCTTAAGGCTAAAGGAGAAGAGATTTTAATGGAGGAGTGGAGGTTGTAGCTGACGAGAGCTTTGTGAATGTTTCTCATTGCTGGGATTAGGTACTTGGTTGTGTTGTGTGGATCTACGAAGACTTCGTTTCCTACCGCGATTGATTCGATCTGCGTCGAAGGATGGTAAGCTGCTACATTGCGTTTAACCCATGTAGCGGCGAAGGAAGGGCGTTTGGCGGCTGAGAAAAGCATTTCGTTTGGCAGATCTACTGTGACCCGGATTCCAGATCCGGATAAAGCTTTTAGAACAGCCGGGTCGGCGTCAAAGATTTTGACCCGGTCTATTCCTTGGGATTTAAGCAGTTGTACTACTTTGAATGCTGATGGGAGCTCGTCAGAGATTCGGCCATAGTTGACGCCAATGGAACCAGCCTCTGCAAAAGGAAGATAGAACAAAATAAGTGAGAATGAGAACGTTTGCGCAAGCTTTCTTAAGAAAAGTTAAGTAACATTACCTGAGAGTGAAATGGCCGAGAGAATAAGGACTAGGAAGTGGAACGCTCTGAGATAGTCCATACTCTTGCTTCTGAAGCGAAGAGAAGAACTGAGAGGGGAAGATAAATAGGAGCCACACAAAGAGATGGAGAGAAAGAGATCAGGGTTACCAGAGAGAGTGGTGTCGTGAGGAGTGAGTGACACTACTATAGCTACTTCTAGTAAAGTGGTGGGTGGTAAATAGCCTATGACTGGGTCTTAATGGAAATTAAGtcaagattataatttttttttggtgcacATGCCATATTATTTGCATCACCTTCTCCACTTCCGCATCTTTCACATAACACAGTGTATGATTGGAGTTTACAGCTAATTATGTCGAGAATTGATGGTTTCTTTTATGAATgtgaattatttttttgtttaaacgAATCATTAAAACGTTTACGAGTGTATTATTGTTTTCTCCTCTTGTTTCAAAGAGAATGAGTACTATTTAGAGGTAATGTCTACTTGACTTTTTATCCACTGGATAGGTAGGTATGCATAGTACTGTGATATAGATATTGTGATAtattgcacaaaaaaaaagatattatgataGACATAGAGCGCTGTGCGTACTCGACTTGTAGCTACTAAATacttaataatatagatgtttttttgcttttcgaaaaaaaaattaaaaacttcaaatttagagttttagaACATCTCTAAAAAGAAACTATATTTTGATGTTtctaaaactctatatttgaagtttaaaataGTTCTTctacaaaatcaaaatttcaaactcaacattaaaattatttgtactTTGTAATATAgttcttatatttgtcataactgatttgaattcataaaacttttgtaaataactagcacatatattcatatattacaacaatattaattaacaaaatattatattaaaaacaaatatttttttaaaaaaacaacttaattaatattaaacttcaaacaaaataccatattattccataaaatgaTTTACGTCATGCATATATGATCCactagtgcatttcgaagtaaaaagggctctcctcatttttactttgtagattACAAGCTAAAAGGTATTGAAATCggatgatattaatacttgtaaatacattagatctgaacaagaaataaaaaaagaaacataaatattactaaaagactaatttttatcgatgatattaatactcgtgaatatatttGATATGCAAAAGAAATAATTGTACTAAAAAGAcataaaaacaacaacaaccatcttcagttaaacaaaaaaaaattggacaatatttgaaaattttgaaggcTCCAGATCAAACTTACCtaactattagtgttgttgtaatatttaaatttgtgtaatagttatgtattcatctaatttttttaaaaaagtttgttaagtttcttttgtatattattgttgtctaaatctagtttaaaatatttaaaatattatttaaaatattatttaaaattttatttaattttaagtgtaaaacttaaattttgtaaacaaaatttaaatatttatgagatatggattaaaacaataaacgagaaatatttatgaataataTATGTGATGTGTAATTATAATGaacaaaatgcaaataaaaatatgaaacttcaaatttgaagttttgaatagtaaaacttcaaatatagaatttctctcttcaaaacttcaaattttaatttttgaagttCCTTCTTAGAgagcaaaaaacttcatattttaagttatatagtatcttttggagatgcttttAAGAAATGAAACTTCAttactcaaaactctaaatttgaagtttcatttttttatttgcattttggtccttatAATTAATTCTACCTCACAATtatgattcttaagtattttctcatttaaagttttaatttttaaacttttgtatattttaaatattttaaatttattttcataaattttaattttacacataatttaaaaaataaaataaaataagatttataatattatagaagTAGAATTatacaacaagaatattacaaaagaaacttactAGAATTTTTTGAAGAAGTTACCtaaagacataattattacacaaattgAAATAttacaacactaatagtctagtaaattttctctggaacttctaaaatattgtccaaacaaattttgtgtaacctaAAATGGAGCattaagaaaatgattttatgtaataatatggtattttacttgtagtttaatatttaattatgtatttctatttataattttatattttagtataagcttttattaattaatattacgataatatttttatcatgtACTACTTATCTATAAaagttttatggatttatat belongs to Brassica rapa cultivar Chiifu-401-42 chromosome A07, CAAS_Brap_v3.01, whole genome shotgun sequence and includes:
- the LOC103828512 gene encoding glucan endo-1,3-beta-glucosidase 12, with the protein product MDYLRAFHFLVLILSAISLSEAGSIGVNYGRISDELPSAFKVVQLLKSQGIDRVKIFDADPAVLKALSGSGIRVTVDLPNEMLFSAAKRPSFAATWVKRNVAAYHPSTQIESIAVGNEVFVDPHNTTKYLIPAMRNIHKALVSYNLHSSIKISSPLALSALQNSYPSSSGSFRPELVDLVIKPMLDFLRETGSRLMINVYPFFAYEGNSDVIPLDYALLRENPGMVDSGNGLRYFNLFDAQIDAVFAAMSALKYDDIEIIVTETGWPSKGDENEVGASVANAASYNGNLIRRVLTGGGTPLRPKADLTVYLFALFNENKKFGPTSERNYGLFFPDEKKVYDIPFTQEGLKHYRDGGHNTPATGDQQVTPPNNGGGVSKSLTGSTWCVANGDAGKDRLQGGLDYACGDGGADCRPIQRGAPCYSPDTLEAHASFAFNSYYQKKGRAGGSCYFGGAAYVVTQPPKYGRCEFPTGY